The following proteins are encoded in a genomic region of Opitutus sp.:
- a CDS encoding IS21 family transposase, with protein MIDYELYCRIKQAEAAGHSAPQIARSLQLHVQTVRRWQAQEKYVRSQAAQVPRPSKLDVHKPAIARWLEAHPFTAMQLWQKVRERGYTGGYSILKDYVRRVRPRNLEAFLTLKFAPGQTAQVDWGSFGAVEVDGTRRALSFFVMVLGYSRFLHVEFTLGQGQEWWLGCHRRAFEKLGGVPREVMVDNCKTAVLSHVPGTDPVYNAQYLDFARHYGFTIKACGPGHPQSKGMVENAVGYVKKSFLGGRQMNGFTELGPAASLWLETVANVRVHAETQGRPVDRLPEERAALLPLNPVASPAVRTLSVRASRRCRVSIETNRYSVPTKFAGALLTAQIEGAQVRFYADRTLVAEHARSFARRADVENPEHVRELEERKRQGARQRLRLRFLELSPAAPAYQRGLEERRLNAGHHLATIVGLVALYGTEAVGRAIESAHELGAYSSDYILNLLEQRARALPQAGPIHLTRADALAALELELRPPDLSPYTQ; from the coding sequence GTGATCGATTACGAACTGTATTGCCGGATAAAACAGGCGGAGGCGGCCGGTCACAGTGCGCCGCAAATCGCCCGCTCGCTCCAGTTGCACGTGCAGACGGTGAGGCGCTGGCAGGCGCAGGAAAAGTACGTGCGCAGCCAGGCCGCGCAGGTGCCTAGGCCAAGCAAGCTCGACGTGCACAAGCCGGCGATCGCGCGCTGGCTGGAGGCCCATCCGTTCACCGCCATGCAGCTCTGGCAAAAGGTGCGCGAGCGGGGGTACACGGGCGGGTATTCAATTTTGAAAGACTACGTGCGGCGGGTGCGGCCGAGGAACCTGGAGGCGTTTCTTACCCTCAAGTTTGCCCCCGGCCAGACCGCGCAGGTGGACTGGGGCAGTTTTGGCGCGGTGGAGGTGGACGGCACCCGGCGGGCTTTAAGTTTTTTCGTCATGGTTTTGGGGTACAGCCGGTTCCTGCATGTGGAATTTACCCTCGGGCAGGGCCAGGAGTGGTGGCTGGGCTGTCACCGGCGCGCCTTTGAAAAACTCGGCGGGGTGCCGCGCGAGGTGATGGTGGACAACTGCAAGACGGCCGTCCTCTCGCATGTGCCCGGGACCGACCCGGTGTACAACGCCCAGTACCTGGACTTTGCCCGGCACTACGGGTTTACGATAAAAGCGTGCGGGCCGGGGCATCCGCAGTCCAAGGGCATGGTGGAAAACGCGGTGGGTTACGTGAAAAAAAGCTTCCTTGGCGGGCGGCAGATGAACGGGTTTACCGAGCTGGGGCCGGCCGCCAGCTTGTGGCTGGAAACGGTGGCCAACGTGCGCGTTCACGCTGAAACCCAGGGCCGGCCGGTGGACCGGCTGCCCGAGGAGCGCGCTGCGCTCCTGCCGCTTAACCCGGTGGCCAGTCCGGCGGTGCGCACCTTAAGCGTGCGGGCGTCGCGGCGGTGCCGGGTGAGTATCGAAACGAACCGCTACTCGGTGCCCACGAAGTTTGCCGGGGCGCTACTCACCGCGCAGATCGAGGGGGCGCAGGTGAGGTTTTATGCGGACCGCACCCTGGTGGCCGAGCATGCCCGCAGTTTTGCCCGCCGCGCCGATGTGGAAAACCCCGAGCATGTGCGCGAACTCGAGGAGCGCAAACGGCAGGGGGCGCGGCAGCGCCTGCGGCTACGGTTTTTGGAACTGAGCCCGGCGGCACCCGCCTACCAACGGGGGCTGGAGGAGCGCCGGCTCAACGCGGGACACCACCTGGCGACTATCGTGGGTTTGGTGGCCCTGTATGGAACGGAGGCAGTCGGCCGGGCGATCGAAAGCGCCCATGAACTCGGCGCCTACTCCAGCGATTACATCCTCAACTTGCTCGAACAACGCGCGCGGGCCTTGCCGCAAGCCGGGCCGATCCACCTCACCCGCGCCGACGCGTTGGCCGCACTGGAACTCGAACTGCGTCCCCCGGATTTAAGCCCCTATACCCAATGA
- a CDS encoding response regulator: MDSIPSAAAELSWQQTRGRKILLVDDERLNLTILRKMLEPEGYVLAEAGSAEAALDQYASFSPDLVLFDVLLPGMNGFDACRELHRLYRDQAAPVMFITAKQDSDAIVEGFNAGGVDYVLKPFRQKEVLARIHTHLQIRLLVAHQQTLVAQLSRANAAKTRFLGMAAHDLRNPLATIRGLTEFMLDGTVGPLTPDQAELVELIHHTSQGMVTLVNDLLDLATIESGEFKLDSAPTRLADVVAQAVTLTAMASTRKRTRIEFARGHDAPLIRVDAAKALQVIDNLLSNAVKYSPPGSTIRVALEVDAGTRSQILRVRDQGPGIPEQERDRLFTDFGRLSNRPTGGEQSIGLGLAICRKIVESHRGTIEAENHPDGGCEFRVTLPNFIT, translated from the coding sequence ATGGACTCAATTCCGTCCGCCGCAGCCGAATTATCGTGGCAGCAAACCCGTGGACGGAAAATCCTGCTGGTGGACGATGAGCGGCTGAACCTGACCATTTTAAGAAAAATGCTCGAGCCGGAAGGTTATGTGTTGGCGGAAGCCGGTTCGGCGGAAGCAGCCCTGGATCAATACGCATCCTTCTCGCCCGACTTGGTTTTGTTCGACGTGCTGCTGCCGGGCATGAATGGCTTTGATGCGTGCCGGGAGTTGCACCGGCTTTACCGCGATCAAGCCGCGCCGGTCATGTTTATCACCGCTAAACAGGATTCGGACGCCATTGTTGAGGGGTTTAATGCAGGCGGGGTCGATTATGTGCTCAAACCGTTTCGGCAAAAAGAGGTGCTGGCACGTATTCACACCCATTTGCAGATCCGGTTGCTGGTCGCCCACCAACAGACGCTGGTCGCCCAACTCAGCCGGGCCAATGCGGCCAAAACCCGCTTTCTCGGCATGGCGGCCCACGATCTGCGTAATCCGCTCGCCACGATTCGCGGCCTGACAGAGTTCATGCTGGACGGCACCGTCGGACCGCTGACCCCCGACCAGGCCGAGCTGGTCGAACTCATCCACCACACCAGCCAGGGGATGGTCACCCTAGTTAACGACCTACTTGATCTGGCGACGATCGAGTCCGGTGAATTTAAACTCGATTCCGCGCCCACACGGTTGGCCGACGTGGTGGCCCAAGCGGTGACTCTGACCGCTATGGCCTCTACGCGGAAGCGCACCCGGATCGAATTTGCGCGGGGCCATGATGCGCCGCTCATTCGGGTCGATGCGGCCAAGGCACTCCAGGTCATCGACAACCTGTTGAGCAACGCGGTCAAATACTCGCCGCCCGGCTCAACCATTCGCGTCGCACTCGAAGTCGACGCCGGCACCCGCAGCCAGATCCTCCGGGTGCGCGACCAAGGCCCAGGGATTCCCGAGCAGGAGCGCGACCGCCTGTTTACCGATTTTGGCCGTCTCTCGAACCGGCCCACCGGCGGCGAACAATCCATCGGCCTCGGCTTGGCGATTTGCCGGAAGATCGTGGAGTCGCACCGCGGCACCATTGAGGCCGAGAACCACCCGGATGGCGGGTGCGAGTTCCGCGTTACGTTACCCAATTTTATCACATGA
- a CDS encoding response regulator transcription factor codes for MNLIEKALIVDDEYHIRKYMGLVLRSMGVTTICEASNGAEGVDAYTREQPDLVLLDVNMPVMDGIEALLKIRSLNADASIVMLTSLATRHTIEQAVDGGALHYIRKDTPRAELIALLNGLLAEKNQVVS; via the coding sequence ATGAACCTCATCGAAAAAGCGCTCATCGTCGACGATGAGTACCACATCCGCAAATACATGGGCCTGGTGTTGCGCTCCATGGGCGTGACGACGATCTGCGAAGCCTCCAACGGGGCCGAGGGCGTGGACGCCTACACCCGCGAGCAACCCGACCTGGTCCTGCTCGACGTCAATATGCCCGTCATGGACGGGATCGAAGCCCTGCTCAAAATCCGCAGCCTCAATGCCGACGCGAGCATCGTCATGCTGACCTCGTTGGCCACCCGGCACACCATCGAACAAGCCGTTGACGGCGGCGCATTGCACTACATCCGCAAAGACACGCCGCGAGCCGAACTCATCGCGCTGCTCAACGGTTTGTTGGCGGAGAAAAATCAGGTCGTAAGTTGA
- a CDS encoding adenosylhomocysteinase, giving the protein MSTVSLLKNVPKGQDFIVRDIGLAEWGRKELNVAEHEMPGLVSLRKKFGAKKPLKGVRITGSLHMTIQTAVLIETLVSLGADVRWASCNIFSTQDHAAAAIAKAGVPVFAWKGETLEEYWDLTWKAVSFPGNKGPQLVVDDGGDVTLLLHKGYEMEQGSDWHTTASGSHEEQVIKDLLKKIGKAQKGIFTAMVKEWRGVSEETTTGVHRLYQLHEKGKLLVPSINVNDSVTKSKFDNLYGCRESLADGLKRATDVMIAGKVACVCGYGDVGKGSAFSLKGFGARVIVTEVDPINALQAAMEGFEVNTVESTLGVADIYVTTTGNKDVITLEHMQKMKDQAIVCNIGHFDNEIQVDRLYKAKGVKRVTIKPQYDQFTFAKGPTIYLLAEGRLVNLGCATGHPSFVMSNSFTNQTLAQLDLWKNKDTYAVGVYRLPKHLDEEVARLHLEKIGAKLTTLTKSQAEYLGVSPDGPYKPEHYRY; this is encoded by the coding sequence ATGTCCACTGTTTCCCTCCTGAAAAACGTTCCCAAAGGCCAAGATTTTATCGTGCGTGACATCGGTCTCGCCGAGTGGGGCCGCAAGGAACTCAACGTCGCCGAGCACGAAATGCCCGGCCTCGTTTCCCTGCGCAAAAAATTCGGCGCCAAAAAGCCCCTCAAGGGCGTGCGCATCACCGGATCGTTGCACATGACGATCCAGACCGCCGTCCTGATCGAGACCCTCGTCTCTCTCGGTGCCGACGTCCGCTGGGCTTCGTGCAACATCTTCTCGACCCAAGATCACGCCGCCGCCGCCATCGCCAAGGCCGGCGTTCCCGTCTTCGCCTGGAAGGGCGAGACCCTCGAAGAATACTGGGATCTTACCTGGAAGGCCGTCAGCTTCCCCGGCAACAAGGGCCCGCAGCTCGTCGTCGATGACGGCGGCGACGTCACCCTCCTCCTCCACAAGGGCTACGAGATGGAGCAGGGCAGCGACTGGCACACCACCGCTTCCGGTTCACACGAAGAGCAGGTCATCAAAGACCTCCTTAAGAAAATCGGCAAAGCCCAGAAGGGCATCTTCACCGCCATGGTGAAGGAGTGGCGCGGCGTCTCCGAGGAGACCACCACCGGCGTGCACCGCCTCTACCAGCTCCACGAGAAGGGCAAGCTGCTCGTCCCGTCGATCAATGTGAACGACTCGGTCACCAAGTCGAAGTTCGACAACCTCTACGGCTGCCGCGAGTCGCTGGCCGACGGCCTCAAGCGCGCCACCGACGTCATGATCGCCGGCAAGGTTGCCTGCGTTTGCGGCTACGGCGACGTGGGCAAAGGCTCCGCGTTCTCGCTCAAGGGCTTTGGCGCCCGCGTCATCGTTACCGAAGTCGATCCGATCAACGCCCTCCAGGCCGCGATGGAAGGCTTTGAGGTTAACACCGTCGAGAGCACCCTCGGCGTGGCCGACATCTACGTGACCACCACGGGCAACAAGGACGTGATCACCCTGGAGCACATGCAGAAGATGAAGGACCAGGCCATCGTCTGTAACATCGGCCACTTCGATAACGAGATCCAGGTCGACCGCCTCTACAAGGCCAAGGGCGTGAAGCGCGTGACCATCAAACCGCAATACGACCAGTTCACCTTCGCCAAAGGCCCGACCATTTACCTGCTCGCCGAAGGCCGCCTGGTGAACCTCGGTTGCGCCACTGGCCACCCGTCGTTCGTGATGTCCAACAGCTTCACCAACCAGACGCTCGCCCAGCTCGATCTCTGGAAGAACAAGGACACCTACGCGGTCGGCGTGTATCGCCTGCCCAAGCACCTCGACGAAGAGGTCGCCCGCCTGCACCTGGAAAAGATCGGTGCCAAGCTGACCACCTTGACCAAGAGTCAGGCCGAATACCTCGGCGTGTCACCGGACGGCCCCTACAAGCCCGAGCACTACCGCTACTAA
- a CDS encoding ATP-binding protein, translating to MKTEPEKTDLLKDQLKYLKLGYLLRHHGELTAEAAKARCSHAEFLRRLVQAETQDRQIRALERRIQAARFPVKKTVDQFQWDWPKELNEAQVRHLFELGFVKERTNAVFCGGVGLGKTHLASALGYAACQAGYTVLFTTAVDAINALVTAQSLHRLQAELKRYMTPAVLVLDEVGYLPLDKSGADLLFQIVSQRYERGSLIVTTNKAYKHWAGIFNNDAGITAAILDRLLHRAQTVVIEGKSYRMKDRLADEPAS from the coding sequence ATGAAAACAGAACCCGAAAAAACCGATTTATTAAAAGATCAACTCAAGTACCTGAAACTCGGTTACCTGCTGCGCCACCACGGCGAACTCACGGCCGAGGCGGCCAAGGCGCGCTGTTCGCACGCCGAATTTTTACGCCGACTGGTGCAGGCCGAGACCCAGGACCGCCAGATCCGGGCGCTGGAGCGGCGCATCCAGGCAGCGCGCTTCCCGGTCAAGAAAACCGTCGACCAGTTCCAGTGGGACTGGCCCAAGGAGTTGAACGAAGCGCAGGTGCGGCACCTCTTCGAACTGGGCTTTGTCAAGGAGCGCACCAACGCGGTGTTTTGCGGTGGTGTGGGGCTTGGGAAGACACATCTCGCGAGCGCGTTGGGCTACGCGGCGTGCCAGGCGGGCTACACGGTGCTGTTTACGACGGCGGTGGACGCGATCAACGCCCTGGTCACCGCCCAGTCCCTGCACCGGTTGCAAGCCGAGTTGAAGCGTTACATGACCCCTGCGGTGCTCGTGCTCGATGAGGTCGGCTACCTGCCGCTCGACAAGTCGGGGGCCGACCTGCTCTTCCAGATCGTCAGCCAACGCTACGAACGCGGCTCGCTGATCGTCACCACCAACAAGGCCTACAAACACTGGGCAGGGATCTTTAACAACGACGCTGGCATCACCGCGGCGATCCTGGACCGCCTACTGCACCGGGCCCAGACCGTCGTCATCGAGGGCAAATCCTACCGCATGAAAGACCGCCTGGCCGACGAACCTGCAAGCTGA
- a CDS encoding NADPH-dependent assimilatory sulfite reductase hemoprotein subunit yields the protein MTNDSAAPKPLAANEGIKTASRHLRGNLAAEFADTSTAVVSADSEQLIKFHGTYQQDDRDQRLALKKAGKDKAFSFMLRVRLAGGKTTPQQWIVLDQLANDFALPSLRITTRQTFQFHGVLKGKMKPLIQGMHKVLLDSIAACGDVNRNVMAPVNPEQSPVIEQVYQDAAGWSDYALPKTRAYHEIWLDEELVAGGEPEVETMYGSTYLPRKFKTGFVVPPSNDVDIYSQDLGFIAVIENGKLAGYNVTVGGGLGMSHGNAETFPRVADTLGFITRDLVNKVGEAVLTTQRDHGDRTNRKHARLKYTIEDKGIAWFKAEVEKRSGITFAPAKTAVFTTIQDQHGWHQNADGSWFYGLHILSGRIVDRAGWPMKTALREIAEILKGDFRLTPSQNVTISGVSAEQKPIIEAILKKHGLDNENARSGLRLNALSCVALPTCGLALAESERALPDILEKFENVLDQAGLRENAISLRVTGCPNGCARPYLAEIGFVGKAPNKYAMYLGASYNGTRLNRLFSPSITIDDAVTRLTPIIKRYALERNDGEGFGDWCDRVILPADATTHSIGTQLAG from the coding sequence ATGACCAACGACTCTGCTGCTCCCAAGCCCCTCGCCGCCAACGAAGGTATCAAGACCGCCTCGCGTCACCTGCGCGGCAACCTCGCCGCCGAGTTCGCCGACACCTCGACGGCCGTCGTCTCAGCCGACAGCGAGCAACTCATCAAATTCCACGGCACCTACCAACAGGATGACCGTGACCAGCGTCTGGCCCTCAAAAAAGCCGGCAAGGACAAGGCATTCTCCTTCATGCTGCGCGTGCGTTTGGCCGGTGGTAAAACCACCCCGCAGCAGTGGATCGTGCTCGACCAGCTCGCCAACGATTTCGCTCTGCCCTCCCTGCGTATCACCACCCGCCAGACGTTCCAATTTCATGGCGTTCTGAAGGGTAAAATGAAGCCGCTCATCCAGGGCATGCACAAGGTGCTTCTAGACTCCATCGCAGCCTGCGGCGACGTGAACCGCAACGTCATGGCCCCGGTCAACCCTGAGCAATCTCCGGTCATCGAGCAGGTCTACCAAGACGCCGCTGGCTGGAGCGACTACGCTCTTCCCAAGACCCGCGCCTACCACGAAATCTGGCTCGACGAGGAGCTCGTCGCCGGCGGCGAGCCCGAGGTCGAGACCATGTACGGCAGCACCTACTTGCCGCGTAAATTCAAGACCGGTTTCGTCGTCCCGCCCTCCAATGACGTCGACATTTATTCCCAAGACCTCGGCTTCATCGCCGTCATCGAAAACGGCAAACTCGCCGGCTACAACGTGACCGTTGGTGGTGGCCTCGGCATGAGCCATGGTAACGCGGAAACCTTCCCGCGTGTCGCCGACACCCTCGGCTTCATCACCCGAGACCTCGTGAACAAAGTCGGCGAGGCCGTCCTCACCACGCAGCGCGATCACGGTGACCGCACCAACCGCAAACACGCGCGCCTTAAGTACACCATCGAGGACAAAGGCATCGCCTGGTTCAAGGCCGAGGTCGAAAAACGCAGCGGCATCACCTTCGCCCCCGCCAAGACCGCCGTGTTCACCACCATCCAGGACCAACACGGCTGGCACCAAAACGCCGACGGCTCGTGGTTCTACGGCTTGCACATTCTCTCTGGGCGTATTGTCGACCGCGCCGGTTGGCCGATGAAGACCGCCCTGCGCGAAATCGCCGAGATACTTAAAGGCGATTTCCGCCTCACCCCGTCACAGAACGTAACCATTTCCGGGGTCTCCGCAGAGCAAAAGCCCATCATTGAAGCCATCCTGAAAAAGCACGGTCTCGACAACGAGAACGCACGCTCAGGACTGCGTCTCAACGCCCTCTCCTGCGTCGCCCTACCGACCTGCGGCTTGGCTCTGGCCGAGAGCGAGCGCGCGCTGCCCGACATCCTCGAGAAGTTTGAAAACGTCCTCGATCAGGCCGGCTTGCGCGAAAACGCAATCAGCCTGCGCGTGACCGGCTGCCCCAACGGGTGCGCCCGTCCCTACCTCGCCGAGATTGGTTTTGTCGGCAAAGCCCCCAACAAGTATGCGATGTATTTGGGTGCCTCCTACAACGGCACCCGCCTCAACCGCCTGTTCTCCCCGAGCATCACGATCGACGACGCCGTAACGCGCCTCACACCCATCATCAAACGCTACGCTCTGGAGCGTAACGACGGCGAGGGCTTCGGCGACTGGTGCGACCGCGTGATCCTGCCCGCAGACGCCACCACGCACAGCATCGGCACGCAGCTCGCCGGTTAA
- a CDS encoding methionine adenosyltransferase, producing MANSFVFSSESVGEGHPDKVADLISDSILDACLAIDKNSRVACETFVKSNVVVVGGEITIPSLQDKKTGKTKPIDEVINVGKVIRDAIRHIGYTNDDDVFHADTVFINNYLTAQSADIAQGVDAKKAAGKKTAEQGAGDQGLMFGFAADETAELMPAPIIFAHRLGRELTAIRKSGKVKWLRPDAKSQVSVRYVDGVATEIVNVVISTQHTADVSHAEIEAFLIKNVIKKVLPAKLLNAKTEFLINPTGKFVIGGPQGDSGLTGRKIIVDSYGGWGRHGGGAFSGKDPSKVDRSAAYMGRWVAKNIVAAKLAKQVEVQFAYAIGHPNPVSVYVNTFGTGTISDEKITAAIQTVFSFKPADIVKQLDLLRPIYRETTNYGHFGKADLPWEQTTKVAALLAAVKAAK from the coding sequence ATGGCCAACTCATTCGTGTTTTCCTCCGAGTCCGTAGGCGAGGGGCATCCTGACAAGGTTGCCGACCTCATTTCCGACAGCATCCTTGATGCCTGTCTTGCGATCGACAAAAACTCCCGTGTCGCCTGCGAAACGTTCGTCAAATCGAACGTCGTCGTTGTCGGTGGCGAGATCACCATCCCTTCGTTGCAGGACAAGAAGACCGGCAAAACCAAGCCGATCGACGAGGTCATCAACGTGGGCAAGGTCATCCGTGATGCCATCCGCCACATCGGTTACACCAACGACGACGACGTGTTCCACGCCGACACCGTTTTCATCAACAACTACCTCACCGCCCAGTCCGCCGACATCGCCCAGGGCGTGGACGCCAAAAAGGCCGCCGGCAAGAAGACCGCCGAGCAAGGCGCTGGCGACCAAGGCCTGATGTTCGGCTTCGCCGCCGACGAGACCGCGGAGCTGATGCCCGCCCCGATTATTTTCGCCCACCGTCTGGGCCGCGAACTCACCGCCATCCGCAAGAGCGGCAAGGTCAAGTGGCTCCGCCCCGACGCCAAGTCGCAGGTGTCCGTGCGCTACGTTGACGGCGTTGCCACCGAGATCGTCAACGTGGTCATCTCGACCCAGCACACCGCTGACGTTTCCCACGCCGAGATCGAGGCTTTCCTCATCAAGAACGTCATCAAAAAGGTACTACCGGCCAAGCTGCTCAACGCGAAGACCGAGTTCCTCATCAACCCCACCGGCAAGTTCGTCATTGGCGGGCCCCAGGGCGACTCAGGCCTCACCGGCCGCAAGATCATTGTCGATTCCTACGGCGGTTGGGGTCGCCACGGTGGCGGCGCCTTCTCCGGCAAAGATCCGTCCAAGGTTGACCGTTCCGCCGCCTACATGGGCCGCTGGGTCGCCAAAAACATCGTCGCGGCCAAACTCGCCAAGCAGGTCGAGGTCCAGTTTGCCTACGCCATCGGCCACCCGAATCCCGTGAGCGTTTACGTGAACACGTTTGGCACCGGCACCATCTCCGACGAGAAGATCACCGCCGCCATCCAGACGGTGTTCAGCTTCAAGCCCGCCGATATCGTTAAGCAGCTCGACCTGCTCCGCCCGATCTACCGCGAGACGACCAACTATGGCCATTTCGGCAAAGCCGATCTGCCTTGGGAGCAGACCACCAAGGTCGCCGCCCTGCTCGCCGCCGTGAAGGCAGCCAAGTAA
- a CDS encoding transposase: protein MGALVFFTQYLCATGGFEALVADTPLCYSSNRAHRPRDVIGTLLLGMLSGHYRYAHLAALRGDDIAPSLLGLKSIVSEDCVRRALARIGAEQGQDWLRRHLDQTCHGFLDNQWILDIDVTIKPIYGRQEGASIGYNPQKPGRPSHAYHTYWIATLRLCLDVEVHPGDQSAAGHGFAGLWALIDRLPAERRPHLLRGDCAYGQEALLSEAEARKLNYLFKLRRTAKARELVAALERTTTTAWTDAGQGWQGCESCLRLQGWNRARRVVVLRRRLNDQRHPRARRRLVREQADHALLLNIPDAAACEPIIYEHQILVTSLPYEILTLATLYRERGGAENPFDELKNQWSWSGFTSQELNSCQHAARLAALVYNWWTLYHRLLQPGQHHEAVSTRPRLLCGATRQSEHSGQRRLDVRLSHAEAPRLSELITKLARWLHGILHNAEQWSVAQRWGQIVARILQENFPVLGPEPPLATAPS, encoded by the coding sequence TTGGGGGCACTGGTGTTTTTCACGCAGTACTTGTGTGCGACAGGAGGCTTCGAGGCACTGGTTGCGGACACGCCGCTTTGTTACAGCAGCAACCGCGCACACCGCCCTCGCGACGTGATTGGAACCCTGCTTTTGGGGATGCTCTCCGGGCACTATCGCTACGCGCACCTCGCGGCCCTGCGCGGCGACGACATTGCCCCGAGCCTGCTCGGACTTAAGTCGATTGTCAGCGAGGATTGTGTGCGCCGGGCGCTGGCTCGCATCGGTGCCGAGCAGGGGCAGGACTGGTTGCGGCGTCACCTCGACCAAACCTGTCATGGGTTTTTGGATAACCAGTGGATCCTCGACATCGATGTCACCATCAAGCCCATCTATGGACGTCAGGAAGGTGCCAGCATCGGCTATAACCCGCAAAAGCCCGGACGCCCCAGCCACGCCTACCACACCTACTGGATCGCCACCTTGCGCCTGTGTCTGGACGTGGAGGTGCACCCCGGCGATCAATCCGCCGCCGGACATGGTTTTGCGGGGCTGTGGGCGCTCATCGACCGACTGCCAGCCGAGCGCCGGCCCCATCTTTTGCGCGGTGACTGCGCCTATGGCCAGGAGGCGCTGCTCAGTGAAGCTGAAGCGCGTAAACTCAACTATTTGTTCAAACTGCGCCGCACCGCCAAGGCCCGCGAGCTGGTGGCCGCGCTTGAACGCACCACCACCACCGCTTGGACCGACGCCGGACAAGGCTGGCAGGGCTGCGAAAGCTGCCTGCGCCTGCAAGGCTGGAACCGGGCCCGACGTGTGGTGGTCTTGCGCCGTCGCCTCAACGACCAACGCCACCCCCGGGCCCGCCGCCGCCTCGTGCGCGAGCAAGCCGACCACGCTTTGCTGCTGAACATCCCCGACGCGGCCGCCTGCGAGCCGATCATCTACGAACATCAGATCCTCGTTACGAGCCTGCCCTACGAGATCCTTACCCTTGCCACCCTGTATCGGGAACGTGGGGGCGCGGAAAACCCCTTCGACGAGCTCAAGAACCAGTGGAGCTGGTCGGGGTTTACCTCCCAGGAGCTAAACTCCTGTCAGCACGCCGCGCGTTTGGCCGCACTGGTTTACAACTGGTGGACGCTCTATCACCGCCTGCTTCAACCCGGTCAGCACCACGAGGCGGTGAGTACACGTCCCCGTCTGCTCTGCGGAGCGACCCGGCAGAGCGAACACTCCGGTCAACGCCGCCTGGACGTGCGCTTGAGCCATGCCGAGGCACCTCGCCTGAGTGAACTCATCACAAAGCTGGCCAGATGGTTACATGGTATCCTTCATAATGCGGAGCAATGGAGTGTCGCCCAGCGCTGGGGGCAAATCGTAGCGAGGATTTTACAGGAAAACTTCCCTGTACTCGGCCCTGAACCGCCTTTGGCCACCGCCCCAAGCTGA